From one Solanum stenotomum isolate F172 chromosome 12, ASM1918654v1, whole genome shotgun sequence genomic stretch:
- the LOC125848818 gene encoding plant-specific TFIIB-related protein 1, with amino-acid sequence MRCPYCSAEQGRCTSSTSGRPITECTSCGRAVEERLTQSHHLFHTRAQDSPLCLATSDLPTLPISATNDDEDPFEPTGFITAFSTWSLEPYPVFAQSSISFAGHLAELERVLETTSTSSSSSSSSVVVENLRAYLQIIDVASILRLDYDISDHAFQLFRDCSSATCLRNRSVEALATTALVHAIREAQEPRTLQEISVAANLPQKEIGKYIKILGEALQLSQPINSNSISVHMPRFCTLLQLNKSAQELATHIGEVIINKCFCTRRNPISISAAAIYLACQLEDKRKTQAEICKVTGLTEVTLRKVYKELLENWDDLLPSSYKPVVPPEKAFPSATIATGRSLTPRVDLVEGTSSERDKPVKPVNSLDVSPQIRGKEDSHSKDNINTTQLSWPPPFWKPEAPAEGGVKTATEKSQNATQEMEIDL; translated from the exons ATGCGGTGTCCGTACTGCTCGGCGGAGCAAGGGCGGTGTACCAGCAGCACTAGTGGCAGACCGATAACAGAGTGCACATCCTGCGGCCGGGCAGTGGAGGAGCGATTAACCCAATCCCACCATCTTTTTCATACCCGTGCCCAAGATTCTCCTCTGTGCCTGGCTACTTCCGATCTCCCCACTCTTCCCATCTCCGCCACTAACGACGATGAAGACCCATTTGAACCCACGGGTTTCATCACCGCTTTCTCTACTTGGTCTCTCGAACCCTACCCAGTATTTGCCCAATCCTCCATTTCATTCGCCGGCCACCTTGCAGAGCTCGAGCGGGTCCTCGAAACGACGTCAACTTCCTCCAGTTCGTCTTCTTCCTCTGTCGTGGTGGAAAATCTCCGGGCTTATTTGCAGATTATTGATGTGGCTTCTATTCTGCGACTGGATTATGATATTTCGGACCACGCGTTTCAACTCTTCAGGGATTGTTCTTCGGCGACTTGCTTAAGGAATCGGAGTGTTGAAGCGCTTGCTACTACTGCTCTTGTGCACGCTATCAGGGAAGCCCAAGAGCCGAGAACTCTCCAG GAAATATCAGTTGCAGCCAATTTACCTCAGAAGGAAATCGGGAAGTACATAAAGATTCTTGGAGAAGCGTTACAACTCAGTCAACCTATCAATAGTAATTCTATATCAGTCCATATGCCAAGGTTTTGTACACTCCTTCAGCTGAATAAATCTGCTCAG GAGCTGGCGACTCACATTGGTGAAGTAATCATCAATAAATGCTTTTGCACTAGAAGGAATCCAATTAGCATCTCTGCTGCTGCTATATATTTGGCATGTCAACTAGAGGACAAGCGGAAGACCCAGGCTGAAATATGTAAGGTGACTGGACTAACTGAGGTTACTCTTCGTAAGGTGTACAAGGAGCTTTTGGAGAACTGGGATGATCTCCTACCCTCAAGTTATAAACCAGTTGTTCCACCAGAGAAGGCTTTTCCTTCAGCTACCATTGCTACAGGCCGTTCATTAACACCTAGAGTTGATTTAGTTGAGGGAACTTCATCTGAGAGGGACAAGCCTGTTAAACCAGTCAACTCATTAGATGTATCTCCTCAGATCAGAGGCAAGGAGGACTCTCATAGCAAAGATAATATTAATACAACTCAATTATCTTGGCCACCACCATTTTGGAAGCCTGAAGCTCCTGCTGAAGGTGGTGTTAAAACAGCTACAGAGAAGAGTCAGAATGCTACTCAAGAAATGGAGAttgatttataa
- the LOC125848128 gene encoding uncharacterized protein LOC125848128 — protein sequence MKDDDLPISTPTAPSSSFTNSKKETSYSAIFGRGRYKFWAFTAILLLAFWSMLTGTVTLRWSAGNLNAISDDIDIPLPEDLDVLEMEEREKLVKHMWDVYTNSRGIKLLKFWQEAFEAAYEELTSDVPGVPEDSLSEIAKMSVRYIPIESPPLHSSGIRELSLRQMKREQTTATGRKL from the exons ATGAAGGATGATGATCTTCCCATATCAACGCCGACGGCACCTTCATCGTCTTTCACGAATTCCAAAAAGGAAACTTCATACTCCGCCATTTTCGGTAGAGGCCGTTACAAATTTTGGGCTTTTACCGCTATCTTATTGTTAGCTTTCTGGTCTATGCTCACCGGAACTGTTACTCTCCGTTGGTCCGCCGGTAACCTCAACGCCATATCCGATGACATCGACATTCCCCTCCCCGAAGATCTCGACGTTCTG GAAATGGAAGAAAGGGAGAAGTTAGTGAAGCATATGTGGGATGTATACACAAACAGCCGTGGGATCAAATTGCTAAAGTTTTGGCAGGAAGCATTTGAGGCTGCCTACGAGGAGTTAACTAGTGACGTTCCTGGAGTCCCCGAGGATTCCCTTTCTGAGATCGCTAAGATGTCTGTACGCTACATTCCTATTGAATCACCACCTCTTCATTCATCG GGAATACGTGAATTAAGTCTAAGGCAAATGAAGAGGGAGCAAACAACTGCAACAGGGAGAAAGTTATGA
- the LOC125849518 gene encoding uncharacterized protein LOC125849518 — protein sequence MRILCPNVDKEDGLETVLEVPIPDEMFKSMGSNAALRWQNMATWMKAQTSDKWSSPIVAARYNELSFLLYMVGSPLIPFQIQLGQSVNRPVKHSSIEASTAKYILQQYIAATGGQPALNAVNSMCVIGHVKITGSDFHQGDQSVKVRKSDENGGFVLWQKNPDLWCLELLISGCKVISGSNGKISWRQSSNQIRPISKGPPRPLRRFLQGLDPRSIANLFANAVCIGEKIINEEDCFILKLDTNQSALEAQSGPNYEILHHTIWGYFSQRSGLMIKFEDSRLLTVKTSRDDEGVFWETSTESVMEDYKHVEGVNVAHSGKTFVTVFRYGEHSANHKRQLEERWKIEEVDFNVGRLTTEFFMPPSDFDKERARV from the exons ATGAGGATACTTTGTCCAAATGTTGATAAAGAAGATGGGTTGGAGACAGTGCTGGAGGTGCCAATTCCAGATGAAATGTTCAAAAGTATGGGGAGTAATGCAGCTCTTAGATGGCAAAATATGGCAACATGGATGAAAGCTCAAACATCTGATAAATGGTCTTCACCTATTGTTGCTGCTCGTTATAATGAACTTAGTTTTCTACTTTATATGGTGGGATCTCCTCTTATCCCTTTTCAAATCCAATTGGGCCAATCCGTTAATCGTCCTGTGAAACATTCTTCCATT GAAGCGTCTACAGCAAAATACATATTGCAACAATACATAGCAGCAACAGGGGGACAACCAGCGTTAAATGCAGTGAATAGTATGTGTGTAATTGGGCATGTTAAAATTACTGGATCTGATTTCCATCAAGGTGATCAAAGTGTGAAGGTGAGAAAAAGTGACGAAAACGGAGGCTTTGTGCTTTGGCAAAAGAATCCTGACCTTTGGTGCTTAGAATTGCTTATCTCTGGATGTAAAGTCATTTCTGGTAGTAATGGCAAAATCTCATGGAGACAATCTTCTAATCAAATTAGGCCTATCTCCAAGGGTCCTCCTAGACCTCTCCGCCGCTTCCTGCAG GGACTAGATCCTCGGTCTATAGCAAACTTGTTTGCGAATGCAGTCTGCATAGGAGAGAAGATAATAAACGAAGAGGACTGTTTCATTCTCAAACTAGACACAAATCAATCAGCATTGGAGGCACAAAGTGGTCCAAATTATGAAATACTTCATCACACCATCTGGGGATACTTCAGCCAAAGATCAGGTCTAATGATCAAGTTTGAGGATTCCAGGTTGCTAACAGTTAAGACCAGCAGGGACGATGAGGGCGTCTTCTGGGAGACTAGCACAGAATCTGTTATGGAGGACTATAAGCATGTTGAAGGAGTTAATGTTGCGCATAGTGGCAAAACTTTTGTTACAGTTTTCAGATATGGTGAGCACTCTGCAAACCACAAGAGGCAGCTGGAAGAAAGATGGAAAATTGAAGAGGTAGATTTTAATGTTGGAAGATTGACAACTGAGTTCTTCATGCCTCCTTCAGATTTCGATAAAGAACGTGCTCGAGTCTAG